The Drosophila innubila isolate TH190305 chromosome 3R unlocalized genomic scaffold, UK_Dinn_1.0 2_E_3R, whole genome shotgun sequence genome has a segment encoding these proteins:
- the LOC117791210 gene encoding dorsal-ventral patterning protein tolloid produces MALHRLGAGRTVRTMSCTTNYALLLATVLLVLISAHVKSIKLVASTSMDHVAIDKLERDITNDNNNSNENLNINIKDSAGSHHYHQHVRGQHKQHLHHLQHLNNRREYHSKYSIEQLLHMHVPRKVSNDIDMDPCKAGGFMGDIALPDGEMFPIVAHTPIDDADEDEETETEQLPPKLESESMPADAPVSDVKYNATFQLDLERLKQEVYNEGLQVEEEGLTDIIRKKTKLPSTDIVSQTTGQPLIKSSSIHSNDASLSANEPLKPFAQTPSDIAHPPSHKNEVLTPPVTTTNHGRRRPLASHPEINVPSGLQQLNKSQTLHRNVDARKIQSNNKDIEDDSGNNFVAERRQHIVPTSLPTQRSTMPNVYSNAGGNGMHLDSDDVDFLHAHGVVRRRHRRGPKHRNNHWKEYVSKVERLREELNRPQGQHHKRRQNHHHQIHHHKKQKQHRRRGRGRTTPSPINVSPTQTQSEDELLSSKLPNVDNQKLEQLEQHHRVARAVTAKKERIWDFGVIPYEIDGNFSGMHKALFKQAMRHWENSTCIKFVERDAEIHPNYIVFTVRSCGCCSFVGKRGNGPQAISIGRNCDKFGIVVHELGHVVGFWHEHTRPDREQHVVIEHANIMKGQDYNFNMLSVDDVNSLGMAYDYDSIMHYARNTFSKGTYLDTILPIEIKGRKRPEIGQRLRLSQGDIAQANLLYKCPKCGRTFQESTGIFASPMYFTAGSVSNETEHCEWRITATHGERVVLRLENMNIFKSNNCETDYLEVRDGYYCKSPLIGRFCGKVTSDVITSQSSRMLLTYVSTHRSEGYRGFKAEFDVVCGGDLSVDDAEGRLESPNYPLDYLPNKECVWKITVPKGFQVALKFQSFEVENHDSCVYDYVEVRDGPAQDAPLIGVFCGYKPPPNMKSSGNSMYVKFVSDLSVQKAGFSAVFMKEVDECETQNHGCEHECINTLGGYECSCHIGYELHSDKKHCEDACGGTIEYPNGTITSPSFPESYPLMKECIWEIIAPPKHKISLNFTHFDLEGTSHPQSDCGYDSVTIYSKLTENRLKRIGTFCGSAIPPTATSDSNALRVEFHSDKSVQGSGFAAVFFTDIDECAVNNGGCQHECRNTIGSYMCFCHNGHSLHENGHDCKEGLCKFEISATFGTIYSPNYPDNYPPNADCVWHFSTTPGHRIKLIFNEFNVESHQECTYDNVAIYDGESELSSLLGRFCGDKIPYPISSTTNQLYMVLKTDKNKQMNGFMAMHSTSCGGYLRATNQVQNFYSHARFGYQDYDDNMDCEWTIQAPPNSNVQLIFITFDIESSENCTYDYVQVFSGMEDTSGPMYGQYCGIVPPQDIISMTDSLLVRFKTDSSVPMKGFSASYVAVDPFDNSDEDVENSYSSEMVTPFPGSLKSIYIESTEETEDYGDISENQLVVNTQYHRSKILPISYQSWRN; encoded by the exons GCGGTTTTATGGGTGACATTGCACTCCCCGACGGCGAAATGTTCCCAATTGTGGCACACACACCAATAGATGACGCCGACGAGGATgaggagacggagacggagcaACTTCCGCCAAAGCTGGAAAGCGAATCAATGCCGGCGGATGCACCAGTGTCTGATGTGAAATATAATGCGACTTTCCAGCTGGACCTGGAGAGGCTCAAGCAGGAAGTCTACAACGAGGGGCTGCAGGTGGAGGAAGAGGGTCTCACGGATATCATACGGAAAAAGACCAAGCTGCCCAGCACGGATATTGTTAGCCAGACAACTGGTCAACCGCTGATTAAGTCCAGCAGCATTCATAGTAATGACGCCAGCCTG AGTGCCAACGAACCATTAAAGCCCTTTGCGCAGACGCCATCTGATATTGCCCATCCGCCCAGTCACAAGAACGAGGTATTGACGCCGCCAGTGACCACGACTAACCATGGTCGACGTCGTCCCCTCGCATCCCATCCAGAAATAAATGTCCCCTCCGGTTTGCAGCAACTGAATAAATCACAGACTCTGCATCGCAATGTGGATGCGCGCAAAATACAATCCAACAATAAGGACATTGAGGACGATTCGGGTAATAATTTTGTGGCAGAGCGACGCCAACATATTGTGCCCACATCCCTGCCCACGCAGAGATCAACGATGCCCAATGTCTACAGCAATGCCGGAGGCAATGGCATGCACTTGGACAGCGACGATGTGGACTTCCTGCATGCCCATGGCGTTGTCCGGCGAAGACACCGACGGGGTCCCAAGCATCG AAACAATCACTGGAAAGAGTATGTCAGCAAGGTGGAACGACTGCGGGAGGAATTAAATCGTCCACAGGGTCAGCATCATAAGCGACGCCAGAATCATCACCATCAAATCCATCATCAtaagaagcaaaagcaacatcGTCGTCGTGGTCGAGGTCGTACCACACCGTCTCCTATTAATGTCTCCCCAACGCAGACGCAGTCCGAGGATGAATTGCTCAGCTCGAAATTGCCAAATGTAGA TAACCAGAAGCTGGAGCAGCTGGAACAACATCATCGTGTAGCTCGTGCCGTGACCGCCAAAAAGGAACGCATCTGGGACTTTGGCGTCATTCCCTATGAGATCGATGGCAATTTCAGTGGCATGCACAAAGCGCTCTTCAAACAGGCTATGCGGCACTGGGAGAACTCGACCTGTATCAAATTTGTAGAGCGCGATGCTGAAATACATCCAAACTATATTGTCTTTACTGTGCGCAGCTGTGG ATGCTGCTCTTTTGTGGGTAAACGCGGCAATGGACCACAGGCCATTTCGATTGGACGTAATTGTGACAAGTTTGGAATTGTGGTGCATGAACTGGGACATGTGGTGGGCTTCTGGCATGAGCACACGCGTCCAGATCGCGAGCAACATGTGGTCATTGAGCATGCCAACATAATGAAGGGTCAGGActacaatttcaatatgttgTCTGTGGATGATGTCAACTCCCTGGGAATGGCCTATGATTATGATTCAATAATGCATTATGCACGCAATACTTTCTCAAAGGGAACTTACTTGGATACAATATTGCCAATTGAGATTAAGGGTCGCAAAAGACCAGAGATTGGTCAAAGGTTACGCTTAAGTCAGGGCGATATTGCTCAGGCTAATTTGCTGTACAAGTGTCCAAAATGCGGTCGCACCTTTCAGGAGAGCACGGGAATCTTTGCCAGTCCCATGTACTTCACGGCGGGTTCGGTAAGCAACGAGACGGAACACTGCGAGTGGCGAATTACGGCAACACACGGCGAACGAGTTGTGCTGCGACTGGAGAATATG AATATCTTCAAGTCAAATAACTGCGAGACTGACTATCTGGAGGTGAGAGATGGATACTATTGCAAGTCGCCGTTAATTGGACGCTTCTGTGGCAAAGTGACCAGCGATGTGATCACCTCACAATCCAGTCGAATGCTCTTGACCTATGTGAGTACCCATCGCAGTGAGGGCTATCGGGGCTTTAAGGCGGAGTTTGATG TTGTTTGTGGCGGTGATTTGTCCGTGGATGATGCTGAGGGTCGCCTGGAGTCTCCCAACTATCCACTCGATTATTTGCCCAACAAGGAGTGCGTATGGAAAATAACGGTGCCAAAGGGCTTTCAAGTGGCGCTGAAATTCCAGTCGTTTGAGGTCGAGAACCATGACAGCTGTGTCTACGACTACGTGGAGGTGCGAGACGGACCCGCACAGGATGCGCCGCTAATTGGCGTTTTCTGTGGCTACAAGCCACCGCCGAACATGAA GTCAAGTGGCAATTCGATGTACGTGAAATTCGTGTCGGACTTATCGGTGCAGAAGGCGGGCTTCTCGGCCGTATTCATGAAGGAGGTGGACGAGTGCGAGACACAGAATCATGGATGTGAGCACGAATGCATCAACACACTCGGCGGCTACGAATGCAGCTGTCACATTGGATACGAACTGCACAGCGATAAGAAGCATTGTGAAG ATGCCTGCGGCGGTACAATCGAGTATCCAAATGGCACCATAACCTCCCCCTCGTTCCCGGAATCGTATCCCCTGATGAAGGAGTGCATTTGGGAGATAATTGCACCACCGAAACACAAAATCTCATTGAACTTTACACATTTCGATTTGGAGGGCACATCACATCCGCAATCCGACTGTGGCTACGATTCGGTGACCATTTACTCCAAGCTCACCGAGAATCGCCTCAAGAGAATTGGAACGTTTTGTGGCAGCGCCATTCCCCCCACGGCCACGTCGGACAGCAATGCGTTGCGTGTTGAGTTCCATTCGGATAAGTCAGTGCAGGGCTCTGGCTTTGCAGCCGTATTCTTTACGGACATTGACGAGTGTGCGGTGAACAATGGAGGCTGTCAGCACGAGTGTCGCAATACCATTGGCTCGTACATGTGCTTCTGCCACAATGGACACTCGTTGCACGAGAATGGACACGATTGTAAGGAGGGATTATGCAAGTTCGAGATATCAGCTACGTTCGGCACTATCTACAGTCCCAACTATCCGGACAATTATCCGCCAAATGCGGACTGTGTTTGGCACTTTTCAACCACACCCGGACATCGCATTAAACTTATCTTTAACGAATTCAATGTGGAATCCCATCAG GAATGTACCTATGATAATGTGGCCATATACGATGGTGAATCGGAGCTCAGCTCCTTACTGGGACGCTTCTGTGGAGACAAAATACCTTATCCCATATCGTCAACTACAAATCAGCTCTATATGGTCCTAAAAACGGACAAGAACAAACAGATGAACGGTTTTATGGCAATGCATTCGACTT CCTGCGGTGGATATTTGCGTGCCACAAATCAAGTACAAAATTTCTACTCCCATGCGAGATTCGGTTATCAGGATTACGACGATAATATGGACTGTGAGTGGACCATTCAAGCACCGCCCAATAGCAATGTTCAGCTGATCTTCATCACTTTCGACATCGAGAGCAGCGAGAACTGCACCTACGACTATGTCCAGGTATTCTCTGGTATGGAGGACACTAGTGGACCCATGTATGGCCAGTACTGTGGTATTGTG CCGCCGCAGGACATCATCTCGATGACGGATTCGTTGTTGGTGCGCTTCAAGACCGACAGCTCGGTGCCAATGAAAGGATTCTCGGCCTCGTATGTGGCTGTTGATCCCTTCGACAATAGTGACGAGGATGTGGAAAATTCATATAGCTCCGAGATGGTTACACCATTTCCGGGCTCACTTAAAAGCATTTACATAGAGAGTACCGAGGAGACGGAAGACTACGGTGACATTAGTGAGAACCAGCTGGTGGTGAATACTCAGTATCATCGCAGTAAGATCTTGCCCATCAGTTACCAATCCTGGAGGAATTAg